Part of the Sulfuriflexus mobilis genome is shown below.
AGGCAGATGATAAAAGCCATCTGGAATTTAATATCCATCGGTTTGTAGCGGAAGACGGCATCGTGCGTTCTTATCAGTTTGCGGCACGAAATTTCAAACGCAAACTATCGGCGCTTGGGGATGAGATTTCAGAAAAAAAATCAAAATGGATAGGCCTCGTAGGAAGGCTCAGGGCAGCGGATTTTACTCATTAAGTCCAGGCCGTCACCCCGTTCTGGTTTTACCTGTTATAAAGGCAGAGGAAGGTATAAGTTCATAGCGCCTATCTGGTAAAATAGCGCCATATTCCTTATCCCCGGATTTTCACCGCTCCGGGCGAACCTGTATCGAGGCAGAGTATGAGCGTAAAAGATAGTAACGGCACGGAACTCAACGACGGTGATGCCGTGCAGGTGATCAAGGACCTGAAGGTCAAGGGTTCGTCAACGACCCTGAAGCGGGGCACGGTGATCAAGAATATCCGCCTGACCTCAACGGATGATGAGGTTGAGTGTCGCATGGGCAAAAGCACCATTGTGCTGAAAACCTGTTTTATGAAAAAGGCCTGAGCGGCGGGATAAACGCGCCGCGCTGATACACTT
Proteins encoded:
- a CDS encoding alkylphosphonate utilization protein; the protein is MSVKDSNGTELNDGDAVQVIKDLKVKGSSTTLKRGTVIKNIRLTSTDDEVECRMGKSTIVLKTCFMKKA